The Dermacentor albipictus isolate Rhodes 1998 colony chromosome 2, USDA_Dalb.pri_finalv2, whole genome shotgun sequence genome has a segment encoding these proteins:
- the Pp2C1 gene encoding protein phosphatase 1D isoform X2: MIGLNLRVTGHCNQGGRKYMEDAFVVAYQQTKDKTDLEYAYFGIFDGHGGREAALYAKEHLLDAIVKQSDFWSNNDEHVLRAIKHGFLTTHLGMWKEVGKWPKTMSGLPSTSGTTASIAFIRRGKLFIGHVGDSRIVLGCESMDGENWYGQPLTHDHKPESPRERERIHSVGGLVMNKSGVDRVVWNRPSVGHRGPVRRSTHFDKIPFLAVARSLGDLWSYNYTAGKFVVSPEPDVSVVKLDTRRDRCIVMASDGLWNMVDITESVRFVQQAERDNEHAFLEAAQAGSDYQVYNPSKMLVDEALYRWGRVKTRADNTSVVTVMLDPAGPSRNEVLLRQRFLHRLRPREELRTPEPQAPASPRPGSLAPDERELSPPRSPTSDPESDEPEGMRGLPRVVILTPKRVYPSISPPSLRAEAQEVPSQEPKPEPECKPPEQKEEANDSTQENDATAGSHKRRLPLDNLETEEVAQKRPHNDSESEATNEAADNIIVHARKTRL, translated from the exons ATGATAGGTTTAAATCTGCGAGTCACCGGACACTGCAACCAGGGTGGCCGTAAATATATGGAAGATGCCTTCGTCGTCGCTTATCAGCAGACCAAGGACAAGACAGACCTGGAATACGCTTACTTCGGTATCTTCGATGGTCACGGCGGTCGCGAAGCCGCGCTTTACGCCAAGGAGCATCTGCTCGACGCTATTGTGAAACAAAGCGACTTTTGGTCAAATAACGATGAGCACGTGCTGCGTGCCATCAAGCACGGCTTCCTCACAACACATCTTGGCATGTGGAAGGAAGTTG GCAAATGGCCCAAGACGATGTCAGGTTTACCAAGTACATCAGGCACAACCGCAAGCATCGCCTTCATTCGTAGGGGCAAGCTGTTCATTGGTCATGTTGGAGATTCACGTATAGTGCTCGGATGTGAAAGCATGG ACGGGGAGAACTGGTATGGGCAGCCCCTGACGCATGATCATAAGCCTGAAAGCCCGAGGGAGAGGGAGCGCATCCATAGTGTTGGTGGCCTTGTCATGAACAAGTCTGGGGTGGACCGAGTGGTCTGGAACCGCCCCTCTGTTGGTCACCGCGGCCCTGTTCGGAGGAGCACACACTTCGACAAGATCCCCTTTTTGGCAGTGGCAAGGTCTTTAG GTGACCTCTGGAGCTATAACTACACAGCAGGCAAATTTGTGGTGAGCCCAGAGCCAGACGTGAGTGTCGTAAAGCTGGACACGCGCCGAGACCGCTGCATTGTCATGGCCTCAGACGGCTTATGGAACATGGTGGACATCACGGAGTCAGTGCGGTTTGTGCAGCAGGCTGAGCGTGACAATGAGCATGCATTCCTCGAAGCTGCCCAGGCTGGTTCG GATTATCAGGTGTACAACCCTTCGAAGATGTTGGTGGATGAAGCCCTGTATCGCTGGGGCCGTGTCAAAACCCGTGCTGACAATACAAGTGTGGTGACGGTGATGCTTGACCCAGCGGGCCCATCACGCAATGAGGTGCTTCTGCGTCAGCGATTCTTGCACCGGCTGCGGCCTAGAGAGGAACTACGAACACCAGAGCCACAGGCACCAGCATCCCCAAGGCCTGGTTCCCTTGCTCCTGATG AGCGAGAGCTGAGCCCACCAAGGTCACCAACCAGTGACCCGGAAAGTGACGAGCCGGAAGGCATGCGAGGCCTTCCACGAGTAGTGATCTTGACACCAAAGCGAGTCTACCCGTCAATTTCGCCTCCCTCGTTGAGGGCAGAGGCCCAGGAAGTGCCGAGCCAAGAACCAAAGCCAGAGCCTGAATGCAAACCCCCAGAGCAAAAGGAAGAGGCCAACGACAGCACACAGGAAAACGATGCCACAGCGGGCAGCCACAAACGGCGACTGCCCTTGGATAACCTTGAGACTGAGGAAGTAGCACAAAAGCGGCCCCACAACGACAGTGAAAGTGAAGCAACAAATGAAGCTGCTGATAATATCATAGTGCATGCACGCAAAACAAGACTATGA
- the Pp2C1 gene encoding protein phosphatase 1D isoform X1, producing the protein MIGLNLRVTGHCNQGGRKYMEDAFVVAYQQTKDKTDLEYAYFGIFDGHGGREAALYAKEHLLDAIVKQSDFWSNNDEHVLRAIKHGFLTTHLGMWKEVGKWPKTMSGLPSTSGTTASIAFIRRGKLFIGHVGDSRIVLGCESMDGENWYGQPLTHDHKPESPRERERIHSVGGLVMNKSGVDRVVWNRPSVGHRGPVRRSTHFDKIPFLAVARSLGDLWSYNYTAGKFVVSPEPDVSVVKLDTRRDRCIVMASDGLWNMVDITESVRFVQQAERDNEHAFLEAAQAGSQDYQVYNPSKMLVDEALYRWGRVKTRADNTSVVTVMLDPAGPSRNEVLLRQRFLHRLRPREELRTPEPQAPASPRPGSLAPDERELSPPRSPTSDPESDEPEGMRGLPRVVILTPKRVYPSISPPSLRAEAQEVPSQEPKPEPECKPPEQKEEANDSTQENDATAGSHKRRLPLDNLETEEVAQKRPHNDSESEATNEAADNIIVHARKTRL; encoded by the exons ATGATAGGTTTAAATCTGCGAGTCACCGGACACTGCAACCAGGGTGGCCGTAAATATATGGAAGATGCCTTCGTCGTCGCTTATCAGCAGACCAAGGACAAGACAGACCTGGAATACGCTTACTTCGGTATCTTCGATGGTCACGGCGGTCGCGAAGCCGCGCTTTACGCCAAGGAGCATCTGCTCGACGCTATTGTGAAACAAAGCGACTTTTGGTCAAATAACGATGAGCACGTGCTGCGTGCCATCAAGCACGGCTTCCTCACAACACATCTTGGCATGTGGAAGGAAGTTG GCAAATGGCCCAAGACGATGTCAGGTTTACCAAGTACATCAGGCACAACCGCAAGCATCGCCTTCATTCGTAGGGGCAAGCTGTTCATTGGTCATGTTGGAGATTCACGTATAGTGCTCGGATGTGAAAGCATGG ACGGGGAGAACTGGTATGGGCAGCCCCTGACGCATGATCATAAGCCTGAAAGCCCGAGGGAGAGGGAGCGCATCCATAGTGTTGGTGGCCTTGTCATGAACAAGTCTGGGGTGGACCGAGTGGTCTGGAACCGCCCCTCTGTTGGTCACCGCGGCCCTGTTCGGAGGAGCACACACTTCGACAAGATCCCCTTTTTGGCAGTGGCAAGGTCTTTAG GTGACCTCTGGAGCTATAACTACACAGCAGGCAAATTTGTGGTGAGCCCAGAGCCAGACGTGAGTGTCGTAAAGCTGGACACGCGCCGAGACCGCTGCATTGTCATGGCCTCAGACGGCTTATGGAACATGGTGGACATCACGGAGTCAGTGCGGTTTGTGCAGCAGGCTGAGCGTGACAATGAGCATGCATTCCTCGAAGCTGCCCAGGCTGGTTCG CAGGATTATCAGGTGTACAACCCTTCGAAGATGTTGGTGGATGAAGCCCTGTATCGCTGGGGCCGTGTCAAAACCCGTGCTGACAATACAAGTGTGGTGACGGTGATGCTTGACCCAGCGGGCCCATCACGCAATGAGGTGCTTCTGCGTCAGCGATTCTTGCACCGGCTGCGGCCTAGAGAGGAACTACGAACACCAGAGCCACAGGCACCAGCATCCCCAAGGCCTGGTTCCCTTGCTCCTGATG AGCGAGAGCTGAGCCCACCAAGGTCACCAACCAGTGACCCGGAAAGTGACGAGCCGGAAGGCATGCGAGGCCTTCCACGAGTAGTGATCTTGACACCAAAGCGAGTCTACCCGTCAATTTCGCCTCCCTCGTTGAGGGCAGAGGCCCAGGAAGTGCCGAGCCAAGAACCAAAGCCAGAGCCTGAATGCAAACCCCCAGAGCAAAAGGAAGAGGCCAACGACAGCACACAGGAAAACGATGCCACAGCGGGCAGCCACAAACGGCGACTGCCCTTGGATAACCTTGAGACTGAGGAAGTAGCACAAAAGCGGCCCCACAACGACAGTGAAAGTGAAGCAACAAATGAAGCTGCTGATAATATCATAGTGCATGCACGCAAAACAAGACTATGA
- the Pp2C1 gene encoding protein phosphatase 1D isoform X3: MSGLPSTSGTTASIAFIRRGKLFIGHVGDSRIVLGCESMDGENWYGQPLTHDHKPESPRERERIHSVGGLVMNKSGVDRVVWNRPSVGHRGPVRRSTHFDKIPFLAVARSLGDLWSYNYTAGKFVVSPEPDVSVVKLDTRRDRCIVMASDGLWNMVDITESVRFVQQAERDNEHAFLEAAQAGSQDYQVYNPSKMLVDEALYRWGRVKTRADNTSVVTVMLDPAGPSRNEVLLRQRFLHRLRPREELRTPEPQAPASPRPGSLAPDERELSPPRSPTSDPESDEPEGMRGLPRVVILTPKRVYPSISPPSLRAEAQEVPSQEPKPEPECKPPEQKEEANDSTQENDATAGSHKRRLPLDNLETEEVAQKRPHNDSESEATNEAADNIIVHARKTRL, encoded by the exons ATGTCAGGTTTACCAAGTACATCAGGCACAACCGCAAGCATCGCCTTCATTCGTAGGGGCAAGCTGTTCATTGGTCATGTTGGAGATTCACGTATAGTGCTCGGATGTGAAAGCATGG ACGGGGAGAACTGGTATGGGCAGCCCCTGACGCATGATCATAAGCCTGAAAGCCCGAGGGAGAGGGAGCGCATCCATAGTGTTGGTGGCCTTGTCATGAACAAGTCTGGGGTGGACCGAGTGGTCTGGAACCGCCCCTCTGTTGGTCACCGCGGCCCTGTTCGGAGGAGCACACACTTCGACAAGATCCCCTTTTTGGCAGTGGCAAGGTCTTTAG GTGACCTCTGGAGCTATAACTACACAGCAGGCAAATTTGTGGTGAGCCCAGAGCCAGACGTGAGTGTCGTAAAGCTGGACACGCGCCGAGACCGCTGCATTGTCATGGCCTCAGACGGCTTATGGAACATGGTGGACATCACGGAGTCAGTGCGGTTTGTGCAGCAGGCTGAGCGTGACAATGAGCATGCATTCCTCGAAGCTGCCCAGGCTGGTTCG CAGGATTATCAGGTGTACAACCCTTCGAAGATGTTGGTGGATGAAGCCCTGTATCGCTGGGGCCGTGTCAAAACCCGTGCTGACAATACAAGTGTGGTGACGGTGATGCTTGACCCAGCGGGCCCATCACGCAATGAGGTGCTTCTGCGTCAGCGATTCTTGCACCGGCTGCGGCCTAGAGAGGAACTACGAACACCAGAGCCACAGGCACCAGCATCCCCAAGGCCTGGTTCCCTTGCTCCTGATG AGCGAGAGCTGAGCCCACCAAGGTCACCAACCAGTGACCCGGAAAGTGACGAGCCGGAAGGCATGCGAGGCCTTCCACGAGTAGTGATCTTGACACCAAAGCGAGTCTACCCGTCAATTTCGCCTCCCTCGTTGAGGGCAGAGGCCCAGGAAGTGCCGAGCCAAGAACCAAAGCCAGAGCCTGAATGCAAACCCCCAGAGCAAAAGGAAGAGGCCAACGACAGCACACAGGAAAACGATGCCACAGCGGGCAGCCACAAACGGCGACTGCCCTTGGATAACCTTGAGACTGAGGAAGTAGCACAAAAGCGGCCCCACAACGACAGTGAAAGTGAAGCAACAAATGAAGCTGCTGATAATATCATAGTGCATGCACGCAAAACAAGACTATGA